In Granulicatella elegans, one genomic interval encodes:
- a CDS encoding M24 family metallopeptidase, producing MIRVEKVRNAMKDLEIDGLIVYSPYNLRYLANFTGTTGFSLITLNEAYFVTDARYTQQAQKQAQGFTVIEHKTGWLGVFRELIEKHGLKHVGFEADHLSVSMLEVFEDEFDTDLVPTQGLVEKIREIKDEAEIQTIRKACSISDAAFLHILNVLKAGMSEIEVANELDFFMRKQGATGVSFDTIIASGVRSSMPHGVASEKLIETGDLVTLDFGCYYQGYVSDMTRTIAVGEPTDQLKEIHDVVLQAQLLVSAAAGPGKTGVELDKIARDYIASKGYGKYFTHSTGHGIGLEIHEAPNVSRLATQAFVPGNVITNEPGIYIPGVGGVRIEDDIIITPTGGEVIQQVPRELIIL from the coding sequence ATGATTAGAGTTGAAAAAGTAAGAAATGCGATGAAAGATTTAGAAATTGATGGATTGATTGTTTATAGTCCATATAATTTACGTTACTTAGCGAATTTTACAGGTACAACAGGTTTTTCATTAATTACATTAAATGAGGCATATTTTGTAACAGATGCTCGTTATACTCAACAAGCTCAAAAACAAGCACAAGGATTTACTGTTATTGAACATAAAACAGGTTGGTTAGGTGTATTCCGTGAATTAATTGAAAAACATGGATTAAAACATGTTGGTTTTGAAGCGGATCACTTATCTGTTTCTATGCTAGAAGTTTTTGAAGATGAATTTGATACAGATTTAGTTCCAACTCAAGGATTAGTAGAAAAAATTCGTGAAATTAAAGATGAAGCAGAAATTCAAACGATTCGTAAAGCTTGTTCGATTTCTGATGCAGCCTTTTTACATATTTTAAATGTGCTAAAAGCAGGCATGAGTGAAATTGAAGTGGCAAATGAATTAGATTTCTTTATGAGAAAACAAGGAGCAACTGGAGTTTCATTTGATACGATTATTGCTAGTGGTGTTCGATCTTCAATGCCACATGGTGTTGCTAGTGAAAAATTAATTGAAACTGGTGATTTAGTAACATTAGACTTTGGATGTTACTATCAAGGTTATGTTTCCGATATGACTCGTACAATTGCTGTAGGTGAACCAACAGATCAATTAAAAGAAATTCATGATGTTGTATTACAAGCTCAATTATTAGTAAGTGCAGCAGCAGGACCTGGTAAAACCGGAGTAGAATTAGATAAAATTGCTCGTGACTATATTGCAAGTAAAGGATATGGAAAATACTTCACTCATTCAACTGGACACGGAATTGGATTAGAAATTCATGAAGCTCCAAATGTAAGTCGTTTAGCGACTCAAGCATTTGTTCCAGGAAATGTCATTACAAATGAACCAGGTATTTATATTCCAGGTGTTGGTGGTGTTCGTATTGAAGATGATATTATTATTACGCCAACTGGTGGAGAAGTGATTCAACAAGTTCCACGTGAATTGATTATTTTATAA